The genomic DNA CAGCTGACCCCAGGCCGACCATTGATTTAAATTTGCTCTTCCTTCCAGAAAGTGTTCAGAGAAATTGAAATCATTGGCGCTTTCAGCATACTTGGAAGTGAGAGTGCCTGAGAAAGAAGCCTGCCCAGAAACAATTGATAGGCAAAGAGGAGTGGACCACAGAAGTGGTCTTAATCTCATTCGGTCAGGAAGTGACTGGAGCCGGCTCTTTAATTCCAATGAGGGCCTGGATGCTTGATTCGATCTCTAATTCATCTCCAGGCAGGTAACCCTGGTGCATCCAGCGGATAACACCATCCATATCCACAAGGATGGTAGTGGGAAGGAGTTTTGCATTGAGTCTTTTTGACATCTTCCCATTGGGATCAAGAGCCACCATAAAGGTGAACTTTTTAGACTTTATAACAGACCGTACTTTGGAAAGGCTCTTCGGGGAGTCCTGATTAATGGTTAAGATGGTTAGGCCGTATCCACTGTACTTCTCATGAAACCGCTGAAGGTGTACCATCTCTTTCAGGCACGGTCCGCACCACGTGGCCCAGAAGTCCAGAAGTACAGGTCCTTTCTTCAAAAGTTCATCGATGGTTGTTTTGCCGCCTCCCAGCATTTTTAACTGCACTTTTTGCGATCCAGAAATAGTGCCAGCAAGATCCTCTGTTCGGACTTCTGATTCATAGTAAAGTAAGCTTAAAGCCAAACCAGCCGTAATAACGCCACCGAGGATTAATTTGCCGCGCTGAGCTTGCTTGTTTTTGACCAAAAGCCGCCGATCTATGCCGTTACGCCGGTCAGCCCCCTGTCGACTGCTCCTTCCGGTGCGCCGGTCCAGCACCTTGCGACGTTCTCCTTCTGCAGGAAGAGTTTTTTGGCTCTGGTCAGCCTCGCGCCTTTCTCTACCGGTACGCCGTTCTACGCCTTTGCGCTTGTCGTGGATTATTCGCCGGTCGACCCTGTCTCTTCGTCCATTCAAATCTTGATTCATTAATTTGCCTTTTCCTTAAAAATTTAACAGGAAACTTCAAGGATTTTTGGTTCAATTCCAAGTTATCTCCGTCAGGGCATAATAATCTATGCTCCATGTCACAATAGAGGTGCCTGTTCTTGTGAAAACCGTTTTTTTGCTCTAATCTTTCTTGATGCGGGAGGCATAGACCCTCAGTGAATCCTCCCATCCTAGAGGATTTGTCTGACTAATGCGGAATATTTTACTATCCATACTGGTATTCTTGAGCACAACGCTTGTGTCTCAGGATATGATGGATCGGAAGATTTCCGTCTTTTCCGGCGGTACATCCGGTCTAGTAGATATTGAGGAGAGTGCAATCTCATCTCTTGTAGAAGAGGAGCTGGTTGCTACAGGGGAATTCAGAGTTATTGAGCAATCTACCACTGTACTTCCGCTATCGTTCAGGAAGAGAGAGTTATCAGGCATTTCCAAGTTTGCCTCAAATCTCTGGCGTTCACAGGCAGACACGCTGGATCCGTCTGTGGCTGTCCTTCTTGATAATACAGAAATTGTGATTTGGAGACTTAAAAGGGACGGACGGACCTACAGTTACGATTTCAGGCGCTATTCAGTGGAGACTGACTCAAAGAACTTATATACCTACAGGGACAGGAAGATCGGAAAACGTTATCTTAAAGGCAAAGCCCGCACCACCGTCACTTTTGCCGGTGATCCGGAAAACGCCGCGGAGGCTGCCCGCGTCCTGGCATGGTATGTGGTTGGTCTGAAACCTCCTCCAGACCGTTTTGACAGGGGATTGGTTGCTGGAT from Candidatus Neomarinimicrobiota bacterium includes the following:
- a CDS encoding TlpA family protein disulfide reductase — translated: MNQDLNGRRDRVDRRIIHDKRKGVERRTGRERREADQSQKTLPAEGERRKVLDRRTGRSSRQGADRRNGIDRRLLVKNKQAQRGKLILGGVITAGLALSLLYYESEVRTEDLAGTISGSQKVQLKMLGGGKTTIDELLKKGPVLLDFWATWCGPCLKEMVHLQRFHEKYSGYGLTILTINQDSPKSLSKVRSVIKSKKFTFMVALDPNGKMSKRLNAKLLPTTILVDMDGVIRWMHQGYLPGDELEIESSIQALIGIKEPAPVTS